Sequence from the Salvelinus namaycush isolate Seneca chromosome 24, SaNama_1.0, whole genome shotgun sequence genome:
ACAAAATCCGCTGGTTCTAACCGAGGAACATGTTAGACCAATGCGGTCCGCTGGTTCTAACTGAGGAACCTGTTAGACCAAGGCGATCCGCTGGTTATAACCGAGGAACCTGTTAGACCAAGGCGATCCGCTGGTTATAACCGAGGAACCTGTTAGACCAAGGTGAGGGGGCAGCCCTTAAAATACAGTACAGGTAACCGGTGAGACAAAGTCcatacagagagcgagagagagactccaTAATCTCCATTCGTTGATAAGGTATGTTGACTTTAAAATATTGCATATTGCTAAAAGCTTGTATGTAGAACCATACCATAGGCCAGTGGTTCTCAGACTTCTCCTGAGGACCCACAGCCGTCCCATGTATTTGATCTACTCCAGAGCTAACACATCTGATTAAAATTGTCAACTTATTATCAAGTCCTTGACTAAGGgaatcaggtgagctagttcagggctacaaTAAAATTGTGAAACGTCTGGGGGTTCCGAGAACGTCTTCATTTGGATATTATCTAGAAAACAATGCTTGTGGTATACTCTATAACAAAAATCACAaattccagtatctcagaaaatATTGTAATGATTATATTGTTTGGCAAAAAGTGTTTATTGCATTGAACAATAGAACCCCTTTGTCTGTGTTAAGTATTTTTTGGCCTTTTCCAGTTTTCCCGTTGGCTCACCATGGTTGAATACAAAGTAAAGGTGACTACAGGGGACGGTCTATTCTCTGGCTCATCTGACTACATTTATGTCACACTGATTGGAACAGAGGGGGAAAGTGAGCGCACTAACCTTGACAACTATGGCCTAGATTTCATGACTGGGATGGTAAGTTACACCTTCtttaatgccaagagtgtgcaaagctgtcatcaaggcaaaaggtggctactttgaagaatctcaaatataaaatatattttgatttctttaataCTTtcttggtaactacatgattccatatgtgttatttcatagttttgttgtcttcagtattattctacaatgtagaaaatagtaaaaataaagagaaacctttgaatgagtaggtgtgtccaaagtttgactggtactgtatatacagtgcattctgaaagtattcagaccccgtcacgttttccacattttattacgttacagccttattcgaaaattgatttttttaaatgatgatTAAGTGAAAATGATGATGAAGCGAAATTTTTtgcaaataccttatttacataagtattcagacactttacttaatactttgttgaagcacctttgtcagcgattacagcctcgagtcttattgggtatgatgctacaagcttggcacacctgtatttggggagtttctccccttcttttctgcaaatcctctcaagctggggcagcaggttagagtgttggactagtaactgaaaggttgcaagatcaaatccccaagctgacaagctaaaaatctgtcgttctgcccctgaacaaggcagttaacccactgttcctaggctgtcattgaaaataagaatttgttcttaactgacttgcctagttaaataaaggtaaaataaaaatacattttaaaaaactctgtcaggttggatgggtagcgtcgctgcacagctattttaaggtctctccagagatgttcgatcgggttcaagtccgggctctggctgggcaactcaaggacattcagagacttgtcccgaagccactcatgcgttttcttggctgtgtccttagggtcgttgtcctgttggaaggtgaaccatcgccccagtctaaggtcctgagcgctctggagtagaggtcgaccgattaattagggcagatttcaagttttcataacaatcggtaatctgcattttttgGATGCAGATTATGGCCGATTAcgttgcactccacgaggagaccaCCTGTTACgggagtgcagcaaggagccaagataagttgctagctagcattaaacttatcttataaaaacaatcaatcttaaaaTAATCACttgttaactacacatggttgatggtATTACTAgattaactagcttgtcctgcgttgcaaataatcaatgcggtgcctgttaatttatcatcgaaatCATAGCCTACTTTGCCAAACGAGTGacgatttaacaagcgcattcgcgaaaaaagcgcAGTCACCGTTGCACagttggaatatctacataggcgtacagaggcccattatcagcaaccatcactcctgtgttccaatggcacgttgtgttagctaatcgaagttggtcattttaaaaggctaattgatcattagaaaacccttttgcaattatgttagcacagctgaaaactgttgtgctgattaaatgAGCAATAAAAGGGTAGTGGATGTAAATAAGTTTTttctgcaaacatttcttaaaacctgtttttgctttgtcattatggggtattgtgtgtagattgatgagcaagatgttgtatttaatccattttagaataaggctgtaacgcaacaaaatgtgtaaaagtcatggggtctgaatactttccgaatgcactgtatatatatttacatattttgttttttttatcgaTACAGTGGATAAATGATTGAGATGAGGAGAGAATGGAAAATAGAATGGAACATAGAATGGAAcatagaatcaaatcaaatttatttatatagcccttcttacatcagctgatatttcaaagtgctgtacagaaacccagcctaaaaccccaaacagcaagcaatgcaggtgtagaagcacggtggctaggaaaaactccctagaaaggccaaaacctaggaagaaacctagagaggaaccaggctatgagggttggccagtcctcttctggctgtgctgggtggagattataacagaacatggccaagatattcaaatgttcagaaatgaccagcatggtcaaataataataatcacagtagttgtcgaaggtgcaacaggtcagcacctcaggagtaaatgtcagttggcttttcatagccgatcattgagagtatttctaccgctcctgctgtctcaagagagttgaaaacagcaggtctgagacaggtagcacgtccggtgaataggtcagggttccatagccgcaggcagaacagttgaaactggagcagcagcacggccaggtggactggggacagcaaggagtcatcatgctaggtagtcctgaggcatggtcctaaagctcaggtcctccgagagagaaagaaagaaagaaataaaaagagaaagatagaattagagagagcctacttaaattcacacaggacaccggataagacaggataaatactccagatataacagactgaaaCATAGAATGGAACATATAATGGAAAGAATGGAACATAGAATGGAAAGAATGGAACATAGAATGGAAAGTTGTGCAGTCTGTGTTTCAACCTATGCCTCCAGGAGCAATGTGTTGTTTTGGGGCGGCAGCGCTACTGTCAGCACCGGGCACATTCTAGGGATATTTACATGTGAATAGATATTTTGAAGTGATCTTATCTTGAGGTGCTATGGCTTATCTTTGAGGACCAGCAGAACCAGTTTACACTGCTCACTGGTTTCCCTTTTAAGAACATTCGTTTGTCCAGATTGTTAAAAAATACACCTAAAATCCTTTCTGTCAACTTACCTGTATATGTTCTTATCTGTACATTACCCCCTAAACATTCCATTTAATGTTTAGGGGATAATCATAATGAATGTGATCTTGCTCTTCAGCCCAAGCATGTAGCTAGCTATTCAACACCCTGTACTTCTCCATTCTCTACAGACAGGGACCTACACTGTGACCAACCCCTCGTCTCTGGGGCGCCTCCTCCTGGTCAAGCTGGAGAAAGAGCAGTACCTGTTCCTGCCGGAAAATGAGTTGTTCTGCTCCAAGGTTGTCGTGACGACGCCCGAGGGTGACGTAATCCTTTTCCCTTGTTACAGATGGGTGTCCAGAGGGGAAGTTGTGGAGCTGAGAGGAGGAAAAGGTGTGTCCTGATTCACATTTGTTCTGAGGATACTCAGATAATGTTATTTATAATCCTGCTGCTACTATAAGTGTGTAATACATCTTGTCCTCTCCTCTTCACAGCCAGGAAGATTTTTGAGGATGAGCTCCCTCTACTGGTGGACCATCGTAAAAAGGAGCTGGAGCTTCACAAGAAACTGTTCCAGTGAGTGTTTTTACCAGTTGTTTTTTGTAGGACTGTCTACAGCTCAACACACAGCAGACAACAGTCAGTCAACTTGTCTGTACAACACTTTTagattgattgtgtgtgtgtcttcttgtCTCACCATTAGGTGGCTTGTGTATGCCGAGGGAGTCACCCACATCAATAACGCCACTGAAGTCTCAGCCCTCCCTTCTGAAGTTCAATTTTCTTTCTCCAAAATGTCAGAGTTTATCTACACCAAAGCTGCAGCGTAAGTTCAAAGCAGACGGCACACCTAAAGCAGTTTAAATTCCCACAACAGTACcagtgtaacatactgtatgttcgacagaggaggctggtgaggggaggacagctcataataatggctgaaatgTAGTGAATGGaatgtatcaaacacatggaaaccaggtgtttgatgtgtttgattcattccattccagccattactatgagcctgtccttTGATTTTAAGTGCCACCGCTGATGCTCATCCAGATGCACAGAACCTTTCCTATGACTGTGAGGGAATAAGCATGGCCtataacctgtctcttcccatCTTCCCCTACCAGTATAGCTGAGCTCAAACTGAAATGCCTGGTGAACTCCACCGAGCAGTGGAAAGACCTGGAGAtgatgaaaactgttttctggaAAAATAGAACACCCATTTCAGGTAAGAGACCTGATCCATTGAATTGTATATCAACTATAAGGGTCATTTTGAGATATCAGTAAAAAGTAACTCCTACAAAAATtagggataaaaaaaaaactccTCCCTTCTAGAATATGTTTCTGAGCACTGGAAGGAGGATGACTTTTTCGGGTCCCAGTTTCTGATTGGATCCAACCCCAATGTGATCCAGCGCTGCACAACGCTTCCCCTCAACTTCCCTGTCACAGATGAGATGGTACAGCCCTTCCTGAAGGACGGGAGTTCCCTGGCGATGGAGATGCAGGTATGAATTATGAACAGTTAGATTGTAAGTTCTCTTGCAACTCTGAAGTGGGATGTGATGTTCCCTAAGGTTCAGTGCTTGGATCCCTTCTGTTCACTTTATACATGCTACCCTTTTGTAACATCATCCGTGAACATCCgttcttttttttctttgtcCTGTTATAGCATGAGCTACTGCTTAACTACCCACAGGgaacagacgtcagttcaacttctacctttgatttacatttggttgagttgtcaactaatgtgaaatcaacaaacaatttcaccatgtcattggatttaagttgcaagttgggtgaaaaaatacaaaaatagccTATGTTGATGACTTTTCACGTTGGTTCAGTGTCATCCCACTGAATATTTTTGTTGAAACAACAtttattcaaccagtttttggCCAGTGGGTACTTTAAATTCTATGTTCCCACAAAGTCTTTACCTCTGTTTTCTTTCCTCCCTACAGGAAGGAAACATATTCCTTTGCGACTACAAGAGGCTTGAGGGTGTGCCAACCCGGGTGGTCAATGGTAAACCATTGCCCCTCACGGCTGCCCTCTGCCTGTTCTACAAGAACCCAGAGGACAAACTGCTGCCTATCGCCATCCAGGTACAGTACACATACCTGGAAACAGGGGCAGAAGTTACAATGTTGCAAATGCTTAGTAAATATGTTCCTCAGAAGTGATGATTACTTCTGACCTCTGGGTTTCTCTGTTttggtcctgtatggctcagttggtagagcatggcgcttgcaccgctagggttgtgggttcaattcccagggCCACCCATACGtgaaatgtatgcacacatgactgtaagtcactttggataaaagtgtctgctaaatggcatatattatctCACAGCTGGAGCAGCAGCCCTCTCAGCAGAACCCTATATTTCTGCCTAGCGACTCGAAGCACGACTGGCTGCTAGCCAAGATCTTTGTGAGGAACGCAGATTTCTCCGAGTACCAGATCAGCTACCATCTACTGGGCACTCATTTACTGGCAGAGGCCTTCACTATGGCAACCTTCCGGAGCCTTCCTATCATACACCCTCTCCACAAGGTATGACAACCTGACACAGACTGGGGTCCCACCAAACAATGAAGAGCAAAAAAATGCACGTTATAATCCCTGAGCTGTAAATTCAGTCATGAAACAAATTGTTCaccttctctttgcttatttttctTTTGTTCTTTCTATTTCTCCTCTGTTTCTGCATAGTTGCTGATACCCCACTTCCGTTACACCCTGCAGATCAACCTTTTTGCGCGAAAAAGACTGCTTAGTCCTGATGGACCCTTAGCAAATGTACGTACCTTAAATGCATTGATTCAGCCGATACAATTCCATGTTTACCACTTGGCGTGCTGTATTGACGTAAACTTTTCCTTTCTTTAGGGTGCTATGGGACAGGAGGGGTTGAGGGAACTCATGAAAAGGGCACAATCAGAAATCACCTACAGCTCCCTCTGTCTGCCGGAGAACATTGTTGCACGAGGACTGGAGTCCATCCCCAACTTCTACTACAGGGAGGACGGCCTGAAGCTGTGGAAGATCATCAACAGGTTGCACTATTTATTTGAATAACCCCTAATGGCAAAGTTTTAATAACACTTCTCTATTATTCTAAATAACACAACAGTATGGGCTGAAGCTTGATATCAATACTGTTAGTAGCTAGCTTGGTTTACTGAACATGCCATTAAAAATGTGTTGTGATGTGAAGCTTTGTCCAGGGGATGGTGGAGCACTTCTACTCCTCTGACAGTGAAGTGTCCAGGGACTCTGAGCTTCAGGACTGGATCAACGAGATCTTCATCCATGGGTTCCTTGGAAACAACAAGTCAGGTACTTTACTTATGAAGTATCAGTCAATAAAACCAAGAAAGCTACACTGTTGTGACGTGTTGTATTACCTATCCTTCTCATCCACTGATGTTGCCTCCACAGGAATCCCTAAGCGATTTGACAAAGTGGAGGAAGTTGTCAAATTCATTACCATGATTATCTTCACTGTGTCAGCTCAACATTGTGCCCTCAATATGGGGCAGGTAAGTTAAGGAAGAGAGCAATTAAAGTAGCCACCTACACACTATAGTGTGAATTTAGGCTATAATCACATAGTTCATGTTTTGTTTTAATATAGCTTTGTTACTTAAACTCAAAGTTACTTATTTTGCCTTCTGACCATTGGTTTATACAAGGATGTCTCTCTTTCCTAGTTTGACTACGGTGGTTGGGTACCCAACAACCCCCTGTTACTGCGCAAAGCTCCTCCCACCATGAAGGGGAGATCTAGCATGAAAACCAttttggaagtactgccaaacaTCAGCACTACTGTCAACAACATGGCTTCCGCATGGCTGCTCAGCAAGAGATACTCAGACATAGTGAGTTTGTCCCCTAATTGTTTCATCTTGTAAGTCAAGATCCGCTATGTTTTTAGAGTCATGTCTTTAGTATGGTGCAGTCACTGTTGCTTTTGACAAACCCATTCATAAATACGAGTCTGATTTGTTCACTTCTTCTAATCTAAAATATACGTCACTTAAATCATGTTTGTTCTGTCTTCCTTAGATTCCCCTTGGTACATACCCAGATCAACACTTTGATGAGGCTGTCCCAATGCAGATTATTAAGCAGTTCCAAGCAAAGTTGTCCTACCTCAGTCGATCAATCATTAAGAGGAATGCCACACTTACACTACCCTATAACTACCTGAACCCTGCCGAGATGGAGAATAGTGTATCCATATGATTGAGCTTATGCCCAT
This genomic interval carries:
- the LOC120019324 gene encoding hydroperoxide isomerase ALOXE3-like, encoding MVEYKVKVTTGDGLFSGSSDYIYVTLIGTEGESERTNLDNYGLDFMTGMTGTYTVTNPSSLGRLLLVKLEKEQYLFLPENELFCSKVVVTTPEARKIFEDELPLLVDHRKKELELHKKLFQWLVYAEGVTHINNATEVSALPSEVQFSFSKMSEFIYTKAAAIAELKLKCLVNSTEQWKDLEMMKTVFWKNRTPISEYVSEHWKEDDFFGSQFLIGSNPNVIQRCTTLPLNFPVTDEMVQPFLKDGSSLAMEMQEGNIFLCDYKRLEGVPTRVVNGKPLPLTAALCLFYKNPEDKLLPIAIQLEQQPSQQNPIFLPSDSKHDWLLAKIFVRNADFSEYQISYHLLGTHLLAEAFTMATFRSLPIIHPLHKLLIPHFRYTLQINLFARKRLLSPDGPLANGAMGQEGLRELMKRAQSEITYSSLCLPENIVARGLESIPNFYYREDGLKLWKIINSFVQGMVEHFYSSDSEVSRDSELQDWINEIFIHGFLGNNKSGIPKRFDKVEEVVKFITMIIFTVSAQHCALNMGQFDYGGWVPNNPLLLRKAPPTMKGRSSMKTILEVLPNISTTVNNMASAWLLSKRYSDIIPLGTYPDQHFDEAVPMQIIKQFQAKLSYLSRSIIKRNATLTLPYNYLNPAEMENSVSI